The Halanaerobiaceae bacterium ANBcell28 genome contains the following window.
GACTTAATTGCATATAATTACAGTAGCTACCAGAAAATAGAAAGGGAATTTAGGGCGTTTTTAAAGAAAATAGACATAAATCCTCTGGCTTTTATTCCTGTAAGTGGCATGAAAGGTGACAATATTGCCAGTAAATCAGAAAATATGACCTGGTATCAGGGAAAGACTGTTTTAGAGCAATTAGATAGTTTTGAAAATGATAAATTAACTATCGATAAAGCATTTAGAATGCCAGTACAGGATATATATAAGTTTACAAAGGGTGGAGATAATAGACGTATTGTAGCAGGTTCAGTTATCTCAGGGGAGCTTAAAATTGGTGATGAGGTAGTATTTTATCCTTCAGGTAAAAAAAGTACTGTTAAAAGTATTGAGGGTTTTAATGAACCCCATCAGAAATCAGTTGCTGTGGGTAAAGCAACAGGTATTACTTTAAAGGAACAAATCTATATCACCAGAGGGGAATTACTTAGTAAAGTAGGAGAAGAGAAACCTGAGTGTACTTCCCGTGTTAGGGTTAGTATATTCTGGTTAGGCAAAAAGCCTATGGAAAAAGGTAAAGAGTATTATCTTAAGTTAGGTACGGTTAAGACTAAAGTTCGTCTCGAAGAGCTTGAGCGTGTAATTGATGCCTCTAACCTTAATCAAGAAGAAAATAGAAGTGAAATTGGAAGGCATGATGTTGCAGAATGTGTTTTGAAAATGGATAAAGCCATTGCCTTTGATTTAGCAGGTCAACTGGAAGAAACAAGTCGTTTTGTAATTGTTGATGATTTTGAAATTGCTGGTGGAGGAATTATTCAGGAGGCTTTATCTGATAGTCAAAGCTGGGTTCGAGAAAAGGTTATACGTAGAAATTATAAATGGCAAAAAAGTAGAATTGCCAGGGATGAAAGAGCCGAAAAGTATAATCAAAAACCATCATTGATTATAATAAGTG
Protein-coding sequences here:
- a CDS encoding GTP-binding protein is translated as MFNNLSIGNIQSKNDNISFEDKSKIQKDNNLKLVIAGHVDHGKSTVIGRLLADTNSLPEGKLEQVKEKCRRNSKPFEYAFLLDALKDEQAQGITIDSARIFFNTNHRKYIILDAPGHIEFLKNMVTGAARAEAALLVIDADEGVQENSRRHAYMLSMLGIKQIAVLVNKMDLIAYNYSSYQKIEREFRAFLKKIDINPLAFIPVSGMKGDNIASKSENMTWYQGKTVLEQLDSFENDKLTIDKAFRMPVQDIYKFTKGGDNRRIVAGSVISGELKIGDEVVFYPSGKKSTVKSIEGFNEPHQKSVAVGKATGITLKEQIYITRGELLSKVGEEKPECTSRVRVSIFWLGKKPMEKGKEYYLKLGTVKTKVRLEELERVIDASNLNQEENRSEIGRHDVAECVLKMDKAIAFDLAGQLEETSRFVIVDDFEIAGGGIIQEALSDSQSWVREKVIRRNYKWQKSRIARDERAEKYNQKPSLIIISGQEDVGKKPTAKALEKMLFDDGKIVYFLGIGNLLYGVDADIKNGANNHREEHFRRLAEVSNLMLDAGAILIVTAVELNTSDLDLIKTAVNSHDMEIVWLGDKISKDIDCDLHITDYKSDQDSANRIKELLQERGIIFKPW